A genomic stretch from Carassius auratus strain Wakin chromosome 37, ASM336829v1, whole genome shotgun sequence includes:
- the mki67 gene encoding proliferation marker protein Ki-67 isoform X2, giving the protein MPLLGKIVVIKRNGGDGTEFPLTASCLFGRKLDCDIRIQLPQVSKEHCKIELNENKELILTNLSSVNPTRINGQALNQSECLKHGDVITIIDRSFRFEYPPPKTPKKRLSTPGKGKAVQALKEQQEKATPVPVEKRKSEHSFDTCLKDGSNLPPSLEQTVETEPEDGKLKKDSMSPFCELYQMVKQDLAAKSPWKSEQPKTPLARPQNGYEKVSAADVKSSQKQVTTPSTKKRRSSKSNSEDTTGSAIPQSSFNSNVEENLTNDVPSIGSTTPSMTQNCVTPVSRKNITPLKTPQKFSAGEVVQQILLQPQPEEKTPKSPKGRRSGGSQDQSLVHQMPSVQPQTPRDNSKDNNTGVKMSPRTSPRANAGKRFQIQDVLPEITSTTSASKKEDDTSVNELFNGNESHNEVIVLKAKKKRVSFGGQLSPELFDKGLPPNSPLRRGATPRHSLGAFQRPQSLLRRASTIGLLALRLRETVSEAQKCSPNKASPKRSLGTKAKTPSPAKRSSGTKAKTPSPKCQKSPSASTKTPTPSSTPAAPRTPASAKRASTSAIEAAGDMSLTETPRVQGRFSVSLINTPSPVQDQGSMSEPQSAIAEDVPQKYVTPKIPLRRKSMKSSGRKTPKSAIKSALDVMRSRRSGASRANLKVLTSWADIVKFGQTKPQTEVTTKKKPTKSTIVKRAVLPKPKTPAQRLKDDVSTGHAASPVTIVVGKAHMRTNQYVGAAPKIVPNIALFKKDMKMDEDLTGVEEIFKTPANTRSKNRVPLNKDCPEISLDEVSVMKTPEESGEMLVSPLSVVSTAKSGRYNNEAVTRLLLDNQDGSLLEDEGLSELPDNSIETSCHDIIPDVETPNVQTEEEEAAPETVVKTPNQKAAPSLCLTGVKQLMKTPKQKAEPIEDLRGKLLKTPKECKPSHGESLEGIKELLKTPKYRGAPVEDMVGVKRVMQTPKVKSNPVLCASGLQRLMRTPKEKAEQHEDLTGVKELMKTPEIKGDLMENQARLKRFAKTPKQKRNQVKEDLTGVQQLKNTPKHRGEPVEDQMGMEGLMQTPKEKVEPVEDLSDLKQSMQTPKLKRESVSSQFEISELMKTPRLETMTEESTGLKELEPENSSFLTTGSSVTEPIKIQEPMESCSTFMTAEGDLKLGLDEEYDQENVCQVETMESEVLKSMDLQCTAKTVESNQSHPYIETVTPQERHPDQIEEEIVSVDASDVCSSGPDKKNQEQSEETVCVSDNTNTTVEATSTSSTAEQVELVKSPPASKIQRGTRGKAAQRSKNGNNKMAKAPAVLLLIEEENMSSPVPASPIRGKRGKKLLEVSEIAASPVRKSARGRVPKHSSVEEEAKNTEVEMQDSLPAVTKTRKGQKPKQDGADAAVATTHDANAVDPQCPDANEEQVQAPLVKTGRRKIMDKTRRQPSEELEQTTTEIVCEENAVAPEDVKLQTSLGTDTISSTRARRGRPTKKEHLKTEPTPALESKIPSTHAVVVAEKPVIPVAKSVQGRKGKKETVKDQPLGDDDVMVVSKIAAEANVDHKEEPEAPVVKCGRGRKTKQQKPQMAEEVVDQPAVDTSIHLPVTEEHTETVIKSVRGNRKTKQSKETVSVKAEENIVSPIEQAETPVVKTGRKRAVNAKETEMVADVAVKRGRRAVADPAPPVAVVSSRVRKAVMKAESEVTEDVASSEEPVKPVKHTRRTAKAPKSKEEENTMTQAGSEFVAAEKISGVGLEKVERGSRGRKLKDSTKDIPKSPISESATAEQASEIKPSKTVTCNTDLVVCKDTEKSEITTNVKEPQLKKSKRLGKLPAEMSSTESNQSTDLPPRGRRGRGVKEEIPIEETQEEAQIKVKPLRRGKAVAPSVPKSEPTDSKTSTPLKRRRIEVTDESVNKEPLPKRRGRVVEVAAEVSSKEKMPEAEPEKADPTSKKIGNKATRGQKSTAQKPDPAPAKAQENHHSKSKECEKIRGSRCPYRGSSCQAHQEEVKH; this is encoded by the exons ATGCCTTTGCTTGGGAAGATAGTGGTGATCAAGAGAAATGGAGGAGATGGCACTGAATTTCCCCTCACAGCGTCCTGTCTGTTCGGAAG GAAGCTGGACTGTGATATTCGGATTCAGCTGCCGCAGGTGTCTAAAGAGCATTGTAAAATTGAGCTAAATGAGAACAAGGAG CTAATTTTGACCAATCTGAGCTCCGTGAACCCCACTCGTATTAATGGACAAGCTCTTAATCAGTCGGAATGTTTAAAGCATGGTGATGTCATCACAATCATTGATCGTTCTTTCAG GTTTGAGTACCCACCTCCTAAGACACCGAAGAAGAGGCTGTCCACACCTGGAAAAGGCAAAGCAGTTCAG GCTTTGAAAGAGCAGCAGGAAAAAGCCACACCTGTTCCTGTGGAAAAGAGAAAGTCGGAGCATTCGTTTG ATACTTGTTTAAAAGATGGGTCAAACTTGCCACCATCTTTGGAACAAACTGTTGAGACCGAACCAGAAGATGGCAAACTTAAAAAGGACAGCATGTCACCTTTTTGTGAGCTTTACCAAATGGTCAAACAGGACCTTGCTGCAAAATCACCATGGAAGTCTGAGCAACCAAAAACACCTCTTGCAAGACCTCAGAATGGTTACGAGAAAGTTTCGGCTGCAGATGTTAAAAGTAGTCAGAAACAGGTCACAACCCCATCTACAAAGAAGCGAAGATCATCAAAATCCAATTCTGAGGATACAACTGGATCAGCTATACCTCAGagttcatttaattcaaatgtgGAAGAAAACCTCACTAACGATGTGCCATCTATAGGGTCCACCACCCCCTCAATGACACAGAATTGTGTAACTCCTGTCTCCCGGAAGAATATAACACCCTTGAAGACACCTCAGAAATTCAGTGCTGGTGAGGTAGTCCAGCAAATTCTTTTACAGCCCCAGCCTGAAGAGAAGACTCCTAAATCCCCAAAAGGAAGGAGAAGTGGTGGATCACAGGATCAGAGCCTTGTTCATCAAATGCCTTCAGTCCAGCCTCAGACTCCAAGGGATAACTCAAAGGATAACAACACTGGAGTGAAGATGTCACCTAGAACATCACCAAGAGCAAATGCTGGCAAAAGGTTTCAAATCCAAGATGTTCTGCCTGAAATTACATCTACCACATCAGCATCTAAGAAGGAAG ATGACACTTCAGTAAATGAGCTATTTAATGGTAATGAATCACACAATGAGGTAATTGTACTCAAAGCAAAGAAAAAGCGAGTGTCCTTTGGTGGTCAGCTGAGTCCAGAGCTATTTGACAAAGGCTTGCCCCCAAATTCCCCCCTTCGCCGTGGGGCCACCCCACGACACAGTTTGGGTGCTTTTCAAAGACCCCAATCTCTCTTACGACGAGCATCCACCATTGGTCTTTTG GCTCTTCGACTTAGAGAAACAGTTTCAGAGGCTCAAAAATGTTCTCCAAATAAAGCTTCACCCAAAAGGTCACTGGGTACCAAGGCTAAAACTCCATCACCTGCCAAAAGGTCATCGGGAACCAAGGCTAAAACTCCATCACCAAAATGTCAAAAGTCACCATCTGCTTCAACCAAAACACCAACACCATCCTCTACTCCTGCTGCACCTAGGACACCTGCATCTGCTAAGAGAGCATCAACTTCAGCGATTGAGGCTGCTGGTGACATGTCTTTAACTGAGACACCGAGGGTGCAGGGAAGGTTTTCAGTCTCTCTTATCAATACTCCATCCCCTGTCCAGGACCAGGGGAGCATGTCTGAACCACAGTCAGCCATTGCAGAAGATGTGCCCCAGAAGTATGTAACACCAAAGATACCCTTAAGGAGGAAGAGCATGAAGTCTTCTGGAAGAAAAACTCCCAAAAGTGCAATTAAAAGTGCTCTTGATGTCATGCGTTCAAGACGTAGTGGAGCATCTCGGGCTAATCTAAAAG TGTTGACTTCTTGGGCTGATATTGTAAAATTTGGTCAGACCAAACCTCAAACAGAAGTTACAACTAAGAAAAAACCTACAAAGAGCACTATAGTGAAGAGAGCTGTACTGCCAAAACCCAAG ACACCTGCACAGAGGCTGAAAGATGATGTTAGTACTGGGCATGCAGCATCTCCAGTCACCATTGTTGTTGGCAAAGCCCATATGAGGACTAACCAGTATGTTGGTGCTGCACCTAAAATAGTGCCAAATATAGCACTATTCAAGAAGGACATGAAAATGGATGAGGACTTGACAG GTGTTGAAGAGATTTTTAAAACACCAGCCAACACCAGGTCTAAGAATAGAGTTCCTTTAAATAAAGACTGTCCAGAGATTTCTCTGGATGAGGTTTCAGTGATGAAAACACCAGAAGAATCAG GTGAAATGTTGGTGTCGCCATTAAGTGTGGTCTCCACTGCCAAAAGTGGTCGCTACAACAATGAAGCGGTAACACGACTACTTCTTGACAACCAGGATGGTAGTTTGTTGGAAGACGAAGGTCTTTCTGAACTCCCTGATAACTCTATTGAAACAAGTTGCCATGACATCATTCCAGATGTAGAGACACCTAATGTCcaaacagaggaagaggaggCTGCACCTGAAACAGTAGTCAAAACCCCAAACCAGAAAGCTGCACCATCCTTGTGTCTCACTGGAGTCAAGCAACTCATGAAAACACCAAAACAGAAGGCTGAACCAATTGAGGACTTAAGAGGAAAGCTGCTCAAGACCCCCAAGGAATGTAAACCTTCCCATGGTGAAAGTCTAGAAGGCATTAAGGAACTCCTAAAGACTCCCAAATACAGGGGAGCACCAGTAGAAGACATGGTTGGAGTGAAAAGAGTGATGCAGACTCCAAAAGTGAAGAGCAATCCTGTACTCTGCGCATCTGGTCTTCAGAGGCTTATGAGAACACCCAAAGAAAAGGCTGAGCAACATGAAGACCTTACTGGTGTGAAAGAACTGATGAAAACACCGGAAATAAAGGGAGACCTGATGGAGAATCAAGCACGGCTGAAAAGATTTGCGAAGACACCTAAACAGAAGAGAAATCAAGTCAAAGAGGACCTAACTGGTGTTCAGCAACTGAAGAACACCCCTAAACACAGAGGAGAACCAGTTGAAGATCAAATGGGTATGGAAGGGCTGATGCAGACTCCCAAAGAGAAAGTTGAACCCGTAGAAGACTTATCTGATTTGAAGCAGTCAATGCAGACTCCCAAGTTAAAAAGAGAATCTGTCAGCAGTCAGTTTGAAATCAGTGAACTTATGAAGACCCCTCGACTCGAAACAATGACAGAGGAGTCCACTGGCCTTAAAGAACTCGAACCTGAGAACAGCTCTTTCTTGACAACCGGAAGTAGTGTGACTGAGCCTATTAAG atCCAAGAACCGATGGAAAGTTGCTCTACGTTCATGACAGCTGAAGGAGACTTAAAACTGG GTTTGGATGAGGAATACGACCAAGAAAATGTCTGTCAGGTTGAAACCATGGAGAGTGAAGTTTTAAAATCTATGGATCTACAGTGCACCGCTAAAACAGTTGAATCTAATCAGAGTCATCCATATATTGAGACTGTAACTCCACAGGAAAGACACCCTGACCAGATTGAAGAGGAGATTGTTTCAGTTGATGCTTCTGATGTGTGTTCTTCTGGGCCAGATAAAAAAAACCAAGAGCAGTCTGAAGAAACTGTATGCGTATCTGATAATACCAACACAACAGTTGAAGCTACCTCAACTTcatccactgctgagcaagtggAGCTAGTCAAGTCTCCACCTGCCAGTAAAATTCAGCGTGGCACTCGAGGAAAAGCAGCACAGAGATCCAAAAATGGTAACAACAAAATGGCCAAAGCACCTGCTGTATTGTTATTAATTGAAGAGGAAAATATGAGTAGTCCAGTTCCCGCTAGTCCTATCAGAGGAAAGAGAGGCAAGAAACTTCTTGAAGTATCAGAAATCGCTGCCAGTCCAGTTAGAAAATCAGCCCGTGGTAGAGTTCCCAAGCACAGCTCTGTGGAAGAAGAGGCAAAGAATACAGAGGTCGAGATGCAAGATTCCCTGCCTGCCGTTACCAAAACCAGGAAAGGGCAAAAACCTAAACAAGATGGTGCTGATGCTGCAGTTGCAACCACTCATGATGCAAATGCTGTGGACCCACAGTGTCCTGATGCAAATGAAGAGCAGGTCCAAGCCCCTCTTGTGAAAACTGGGAGGAGAAAAATTATGGATAAAACCAGAAGACAACCTTCAGAAGAACTTGAACAGACAACAACTGAAATTGTTTGTGAGGAAAATGCTGTTGCACCAGAGGATGTCAAGTTGCAGACTTCACTAGGTACTGACACCATCTCCTCAACTAGAGCTAGGAGGGGAAGGCCAACAAAAAAGGAACACTTGAAAACCGAGCCAACCCCTGCTTTGGAAAGCAAAATTCCAAGCACTCATGCTGTTGTAGTGGCTGAGAAGCCAGTGATACCTGTAGCAAAGTCAGTGCAAGGAAGGAAAGGTAAAAAAGAAACTGTCAAGGACCAGCCCTtgggtgatgatgatgtcatggTTGTTTCCAAAATTGCGGCAGAGGCAAATGTTGACCATAAAGAGGAGCCTGAAGCACCTGTGGTCAAGTGTGGCAGAGGACGAAAAACCAAACAGCAGAAACCACAAATGGCTGAAGAGGTTGTTGACCAACCTGCTGTAGATACCAGCATACATTTACCTGTGACCGAAGAACACACTGAAACAGTGATAAAATCTGTGAGAGGGAATAGGAAGACAAAGCAGTCAAAGGAGACCGTTTCAGTTAAGGCTGAGGAGAACATTGTCAGCCCAATTGAACAAGCAGAGACCCCTGTTGTCAAAACGGGTCGAAAAAGGGCTGTTAATGCAAAGGAAACTGAAATGGTGGCAGATGTTGCGGTCAAAAGAGGTCGTCGTGCTGTTGCAGACCCTGCACCGCCAGTTGCTGTGGTGTCTAGCCGTGTACGTAAAGCAGTTATGAAGGCAGAGTCTGAGGTTACTGAGGATGTAGCTTCATCAGAAGAGCCAGTAAAGCCTGTTAAACATACCAGGAGAACAGCAAAAGCACCTAAATCAAAGGAAGAAGAAAATACTATGACACAGGCAGGTTCTGAATTTGTTGCTGCTGAGAAAATATCAGGTGTCGGACTGGAGAAAGTGGAAAGAGGAAGCCGTGGAAGAAAACTGAAGGATTCGACTAAGGACATCCCTAAAAGCCCAATCAGTGAGTCTGCTACAGCTGAGCAAGCTAGTGAAATAAAACCATCAAAAACGGTTACCTGCAACACAGATTTGGTCGTCTGTAAAGACACTGAAAAGTCTGAAATTACTACCAATGTAAAAGAGCCGCAGCTGAAGAAATCCAAAAGGTTAGGCAAATTACCAGCTGAGATGTCTTCCACAGAATCAAATCAGTCAACTGATCTGCCACCCAGAGGCCGCAGAGGGAGAGGAGTGAAAGAAGAAATTCCCATTGAAGAGACTCAAGAAGAAGCTCAGATAAAAGTCAAGCCATTGAGAAGAGGAAAAGCAGTGGCTCCCTCTGTGCCCAAATCAGAGCCCACTGATAGTAAGACATCAACCCCCCTCAAAAGGAGAAGGATTGAAGTGACAGATGAGTCCGTAAATAAGGAGCCTTTGCCAAAGAGAAGAGGCAGAGTAGTCGAAGTTGCAGCAGAGGTCTCAAGCAAAGAGAAAATGCCTGAAGCTGAACCAGAAAAGGCTGATCCTACTTCCAAGAAGATTGGAAATAAAGCTACAAGAGGACAGAAAAGTACAGCACAGAAACCAGATCCAGCACCTGCTAAAGCTCAAGA GAACCACCACTCGAAAAGCAAGGAGTGTGAAAAAATTAGAGGAAGTAGATGTCCCTACAGAGGCAGCTCCTGTCAGGCGCACCAGGAGGAAGTAAAGCACTGA